One Sporanaerobacter acetigenes DSM 13106 genomic region harbors:
- a CDS encoding MerR family DNA-binding transcriptional regulator: MIIIKLTIKEASEYLGVAKSTLRRWEYEGKIKPERTAGG, translated from the coding sequence GTGATTATTATAAAACTTACTATAAAAGAAGCAAGTGAATATTTAGGAGTTGCAAAATCAACTCTAAGAAGATGGGAATATGAAGGGAAGATAAAGCCTGAAAGGACAGCTGGAGG